DNA from Nocardioides yefusunii:
GGTACCGCCCCTCGCCCACAGAGGTGGCGATGTCGAGGGCGTGCAGGACGTCGAGGTCGTCGTCGGTCAGGGGGCGTCCGGCGCGTGACTCCAACTGCTCGCGCGTCATCAGCACCGGCTGCTCGGCCATCCACGGCGCCAGCAGGGTGCGGGTCAGGGAGACGTCCTCGGCGGAGGCGTCGGCGGGCATCGTGGCGAGGTACTTCTCGATCGCGGCGAGCGTGAACCCGTGGCCCTGAAGTTCTTGGACGAGTTCGAGACGAGCGACGTGCTCGGCGGAGTAGTAGCCCGAACGGCCCCGACGGATCGGCGGCGGGACGAGCCCCTTGGTCGTGTAGAAGCGGACGTTGCGCACGCTCATCCCCACGCGGGCGGTGAGTTCGTCGAGGGTGAGCAGGTCGGCTGCGGCCTGGCTCGGGTCGTTCTCGCGTGGTGTGTCCACGTCTCCCTCTCGTCCGGTGGGTGTGCGGTGGGGCGGTCGTACGGGTGGACACATTCTCGTCCGCGCCTGTCTCGCGACGTGATCCGGCCGAATCACCGGCAAACCCTTGACTACCGTGACAGCGATGGTGTCACAATCGGCCCACGAGTTCCACGCACAGAACCCACGAGCACATCCAGATCCAAGGACGGTCATGGCAGAAGCATTCGTGTACGACCACTTCCGTACGCCGCGCGGTCGCGGCAAGGCGACCGGCTCCCTCCACGAGGTGAAGCCGATCCAGTTGGCCACCGGCCTGCTGACCGCGGCGCTGGACCGCAACCCGGGCCTCGACCCGGCGCGCGTCGACGACGTCGTCATGGGCATCGTCTCGCCCACCGGCGAGCAGGGATCGGTCCTGCCGAAGGCTGCAGCCCTGGCCGCTGGTTACCCCGACACCGTCTCGGGCGTGCAGCTCAACCGCTTCTGCGCCTCCGGTCTCGAGGCCGTCAACCAGGCCGCCCAGCGCATCCGCTCCGGCTTCGAGGACCTCATCTTCGCCGGCGGCGTCGAGTCGATGTCGCGCGTCCCGATGGGCTCCGACGGCGGCCCCTGGTCGCAGGACCCGGCCACCGGTTTCGCTGCTCCGTTCGTCCCCCAGGGCATCGGCGCCGACCTCATCGCCACGATCGAGGGCTGGTCGCGCACCGACGTCGACACCTACGCCGCGCAGTCGCACGCCCGTGCCGCCGCGGCTTGGGCCGACGGTCGCTTCGACCGCGCGATCGTCCCGGTCCGCGGCGTCGACGGCAACGTCATCCTCGACCGCGACGAGACGATCCGCCCGGACACCTCCGCGGAGTCGCTGAGCAAGCTCAAGCCGTCGTTCGCCCAGATCGGTCGCGACGCCGGCTTCGACGAGACCGCGCTGCAGAAGTACCACTGGCTCGAGCGCATCGAGCACGTCCACCACGCCGGTAACTCCTCCGGCATCGTCGACGGCGCCGCGCTGCTGGCGATCGGTTCCGAGCAGGTCGGCAAGGACCTCGGCCTCACCCCGCGTGCCCGGATCATCTCCACAGCCGTCTCCGGCGCCGACCCGGTCATCATGCTCACCGGCCCTGCCCCGGCCGCCCGCAAGGCCCTCGCCAAGGCCGGCCTGAGCGTCGACGACATCGACCTCTTCGAGATCAACGAGGCGTTCGCCGCCGTCGCGATGCGTTTCATGCGTGACATGGGCATCGACCACTCCATCACCAACGTCAACGGCGGCGCCATTGCGATGGGCCACCCGCTGGGTGCCACCGGCGCGATGATCGTCGGCACGCTGATCGACGAGCTGGAGCGTCAGGGCAAGCGCCGCGGCCTCGCCACGCTCTGCGTCGGTGGCGGCATGGGCATCGCGACCATCGTCGAGCTGGTCTGAGCACGGACGACAGAGAACAGAGGACTTGAGCACAGTGAGCACCCAGACCCAGACCCAGACCGCCGTCCGTTACGACAAGGACGCCGACGGCATCGTCACCCTCACGATGGACGACCCCAACCAGTCGGCCAACACCATGAACGAGCTCTACTCCGCCTCGATGAAGGCCGTTGTGGAGCGTCTCGCCGCGGAGATCGAGGCCGACGCCTCCAGCGTCACCGGCGTCGTCATCACCTCGGCGAAGAAGACCTTCTTCGCCGGTGGCGACCTGAAGAACATGATGAAGGTCGGCAAGGACGACGCCGAGCGCATGTTCGCCCACGTCGAGAGCATCAAGGCCGTGCTGCGCCAGCTCGAGAAGCTGCCGGTGCCGGTGGTCGCCGCGATCAACGGCGCCGCCCTGGGCGGTGGTCTCGAGATCGCCCTGGCTGCCAACCACCGCATCGCCGTCGACGCGAGCAACGTCCAGATCGGACTGCCCGAGTCGACCCTCGGCCTGCTGCCCGGTGGCGGCGGCGTCACCCGCACCGTGCGCATGTTCGGCATCCAGGACGCCCTGATGACGTTCCTGCTGCCCGGCACCCGCTTCAAGGCCTCGGCCGCGAAGGAGAAGGGTCTGGTCGACGCCCTCGTCGCCACCCAGGACGAGCTCGTCCCCGCCGCGAAGGCGTGGATCGCCTCGGCCAAGGGCGACGAGAACGCCGGCGTCCAGCCGTGGGACCGTCCCGGATTCAAGCTGCCCGGCGGGACCCCGGCCCAGCTCAAGGGCTTCCTGCCGGCGTTCCCCTCGATCCTGCGTCAGCAGACCAAGGGCGCCGACTACCCGGCGCAGAAGGCGATCATGTCGGCCGCCGTCGAGGGAGCCCTGGTCGACTTCGACACCGCCTCGCGCGTGGAGTCGCGCTGGTTCACCAAGCTCGTGACCGGCCAGAACGCCAAGAACATGATCCAGGCGTTCTTCTTCGACCTCTCCGCCATCAACTCCGGGTCGCTGCGGCCGGACGGCATCGAGAAGTTCAAGCCCACCAAGGTCGTCGTCCTCGGCGCCGGCATGATGGGTGCGGGCATCGCCTACGCCTGTGCGAAGTCCGGCTGGGAGGTCGTCCTCAAGGACGTCTCTCTCGAGAACGCCGAGCGCGGCAAGGCCTACTCGGAGAAGATCAACGCCAAGGCCGTCTCCCGCGGCAAGCTGTCGCAGGAGAAGTCCGACGAGCTGCTGGCCCGGATCACCCCGACCGCCGACCCGGCCGCCGCTGCCGGCGCTGACGTCGTGATCGAGGCCGTCTTCGAGGACCCGGAGCTGAAGAAGAAGGTCTTCGCCGAGATCGCGCCGCACATCAAGCCCGACGCGGTGCTCTGCTCCAACACCTCGACCCTGCCGATCAGCACGCTGGCCGAGGGCGTCGACCGTCCGGCCGACTTCATCGGTCTGCACTTCTTCTCGCCCGTCGACAAGATGCAGCTCGTGGAGATCATCCGGGGCAAGGAGACCACCGACGAGGCGCTGGCCAAGGCCTACGACATCGTCCTGGGCATGCGGAAGATCCCGATCGTCGTCAACGACGCCCGTGGCTTCTACACCTCGCGCGTCATCGGCGTGCAGATCAACGAGGGTCTCGCGATGCTCGGCGAGGGCGTCCTGCCGATGACGATCGAGCGTGCCGCCACCTCGGCCGGTTTCCCGGTCGGTCCGCTGCAGATCACCGACGAGCTCAACATGGAGCTGATGGTCAAGATCCGCAAGCAGACCATCGCCGCCGCCGAGGCCGCCGGTCAGCCGGTGCCGCAGGACGGCTCCTACGCCGTCATCGACGAGATGATCGAGCGTGGACGTTCCTCGCGCCTCAAGGGCGCGGGCTTCTACAACTACTCCGAGGAAGGCAAGCGCGCCGGCCTCTGGGACGGCATCACGGAGGCGTTCCCGCCGGCGGAGACCCAGATCCCGTTCGTCGACGTCCAGGAGCGGATGCTGTTCGCCGAGGCTCTGGAGACCGCGAAGACCTTCGAGGAGGGCGTCATCACCTCGGCGGCCGCGGCCAACATCGGCTCGATCTTCGGTATTGGCTTCCCGGCCCGTCTGGGTGGCGCTGCGCAGTTCATCACCGGCTACGAGGCCGCTGACGGCTCCGTCGGCATCGACGCGTTCATCGCACGCGCCGACTCCCTCGCCGACACCTACGGCGAGAAGTTCCGCCCGACGCAGTACCTGCGTGACCTGGCGGCGAAGGGCGAGGGCTTCCCTGCCTGATCCTGATGCAGCCTGACGCGCTGAGCTGACCAGCGCACTGCTTCTGCACGAGCAAGCCCGGGCGGGCGGTCCCTTGATGGGGGCCGCCCGCCCGAGCCGTTTCGTAAGGCGAATTTGGGAGAACTGGATCCAAAATTATGAGATCATCTGTACATGAAGTGGTCTGTTTCGGATTTCAAGGGAATAGGATTCGGGGAAATCAACCTCGACCCAGGTGTGGCTACGCTACTGACGGGCGTAAATAGCAGTGGCAAGTCCTCACTAATTCAAACACTTCTATTGGCTGCTCAGAGCATAAACTCTTCGACGGGGATTGTTCTCAATGGTCCCCTTGTGAGACTCGGG
Protein-coding regions in this window:
- a CDS encoding MerR family transcriptional regulator — encoded protein: MDTPRENDPSQAAADLLTLDELTARVGMSVRNVRFYTTKGLVPPPIRRGRSGYYSAEHVARLELVQELQGHGFTLAAIEKYLATMPADASAEDVSLTRTLLAPWMAEQPVLMTREQLESRAGRPLTDDDLDVLHALDIATSVGEGRYRVAPTQLSVGFGLLELGYPAEAAAAAQDLYRRHGQEIADELYELFRTAVWPKYRESGMSSERLAEVVERLKPLSVASLVRAYEEAMDERRREGIKRRANA
- a CDS encoding acetyl-CoA C-acetyltransferase; the encoded protein is MAEAFVYDHFRTPRGRGKATGSLHEVKPIQLATGLLTAALDRNPGLDPARVDDVVMGIVSPTGEQGSVLPKAAALAAGYPDTVSGVQLNRFCASGLEAVNQAAQRIRSGFEDLIFAGGVESMSRVPMGSDGGPWSQDPATGFAAPFVPQGIGADLIATIEGWSRTDVDTYAAQSHARAAAAWADGRFDRAIVPVRGVDGNVILDRDETIRPDTSAESLSKLKPSFAQIGRDAGFDETALQKYHWLERIEHVHHAGNSSGIVDGAALLAIGSEQVGKDLGLTPRARIISTAVSGADPVIMLTGPAPAARKALAKAGLSVDDIDLFEINEAFAAVAMRFMRDMGIDHSITNVNGGAIAMGHPLGATGAMIVGTLIDELERQGKRRGLATLCVGGGMGIATIVELV
- a CDS encoding 3-hydroxyacyl-CoA dehydrogenase NAD-binding domain-containing protein, with product MSTQTQTQTAVRYDKDADGIVTLTMDDPNQSANTMNELYSASMKAVVERLAAEIEADASSVTGVVITSAKKTFFAGGDLKNMMKVGKDDAERMFAHVESIKAVLRQLEKLPVPVVAAINGAALGGGLEIALAANHRIAVDASNVQIGLPESTLGLLPGGGGVTRTVRMFGIQDALMTFLLPGTRFKASAAKEKGLVDALVATQDELVPAAKAWIASAKGDENAGVQPWDRPGFKLPGGTPAQLKGFLPAFPSILRQQTKGADYPAQKAIMSAAVEGALVDFDTASRVESRWFTKLVTGQNAKNMIQAFFFDLSAINSGSLRPDGIEKFKPTKVVVLGAGMMGAGIAYACAKSGWEVVLKDVSLENAERGKAYSEKINAKAVSRGKLSQEKSDELLARITPTADPAAAAGADVVIEAVFEDPELKKKVFAEIAPHIKPDAVLCSNTSTLPISTLAEGVDRPADFIGLHFFSPVDKMQLVEIIRGKETTDEALAKAYDIVLGMRKIPIVVNDARGFYTSRVIGVQINEGLAMLGEGVLPMTIERAATSAGFPVGPLQITDELNMELMVKIRKQTIAAAEAAGQPVPQDGSYAVIDEMIERGRSSRLKGAGFYNYSEEGKRAGLWDGITEAFPPAETQIPFVDVQERMLFAEALETAKTFEEGVITSAAAANIGSIFGIGFPARLGGAAQFITGYEAADGSVGIDAFIARADSLADTYGEKFRPTQYLRDLAAKGEGFPA